One window of the Amycolatopsis mediterranei genome contains the following:
- the paaK gene encoding phenylacetate--CoA ligase PaaK, translated as MIETDIGADELAALQLERLQWTLRHAYTNVPAYTRKFDEAGVHPDDCKELADLAKFPFTTKQDLRENYPFGMFAVPQDQVRRIHASSGTTGKATVVGYTEQDIDTWATVMARSIHAAGGRPGHKVHVAYGYGLFTGGLGAHYGAEKLGCTVIPASGGMTARQVQLITDFRPEIIMVTPSYMLTLLDEFERQGVDPRASSLKVGIFGAEPWTEQMRAEIEERFALDAVDIYGLSEVMGPGVAQECVETKDGLHIWEDHFYPEVIDPYSEEVLGGGETGELVFTSLTKQALPIIRYRTRDLTELNPGTARPAFRRMAKVTGRTDDLIILRGVNVFPTQIEEIVLRTAGLSPHFQLVRSTRGRLDHLTVRVEARHDASGDDRSRAAAELVTGVKDGVGVTVSVDVVDPDTLERSMGKMRRIVDERDKP; from the coding sequence ATGATCGAGACGGACATCGGCGCGGACGAGCTGGCCGCCCTCCAGCTGGAACGTCTGCAGTGGACACTCCGGCACGCCTACACGAACGTGCCCGCCTACACGCGGAAGTTCGACGAGGCCGGCGTCCACCCGGACGACTGCAAGGAACTGGCCGACCTGGCGAAGTTCCCGTTCACCACCAAGCAGGACCTGCGCGAGAACTACCCGTTCGGGATGTTCGCCGTGCCGCAGGACCAGGTGCGGCGCATCCACGCCTCCAGCGGCACCACCGGCAAGGCCACCGTCGTCGGGTACACCGAGCAGGACATCGACACCTGGGCGACGGTGATGGCCCGCTCGATCCACGCGGCGGGCGGCCGGCCGGGGCACAAGGTGCACGTCGCCTACGGCTACGGCCTGTTCACCGGCGGCCTCGGCGCGCACTACGGCGCCGAGAAGCTGGGCTGCACGGTGATCCCGGCCTCCGGCGGGATGACCGCGCGGCAGGTGCAGCTGATCACCGACTTCCGCCCGGAGATCATCATGGTGACGCCGTCGTACATGCTGACGCTGCTCGACGAGTTCGAGCGGCAGGGCGTCGACCCGCGGGCGAGCTCGCTCAAGGTCGGCATCTTCGGCGCGGAGCCGTGGACCGAGCAGATGCGCGCCGAGATCGAGGAGCGGTTCGCGCTCGACGCCGTCGACATCTACGGGCTGTCGGAGGTGATGGGCCCGGGGGTCGCGCAGGAGTGCGTCGAAACGAAGGACGGCCTGCACATCTGGGAGGACCACTTCTACCCCGAGGTGATCGACCCGTACTCCGAGGAGGTCCTGGGCGGCGGCGAGACCGGTGAACTGGTGTTCACGTCGCTGACCAAGCAGGCGCTGCCGATCATCCGCTACCGCACCCGCGACCTGACCGAGCTGAACCCGGGCACCGCGCGGCCGGCGTTCCGGCGGATGGCCAAGGTCACCGGGCGCACCGACGACCTGATCATCCTGCGCGGGGTCAACGTCTTCCCGACGCAGATCGAGGAGATCGTGCTGCGGACGGCCGGGCTGAGCCCGCACTTCCAGCTCGTCCGGTCCACCCGCGGCCGGCTCGACCACCTCACCGTGCGGGTCGAGGCCCGCCACGACGCTTCCGGCGACGACCGGTCGCGGGCGGCTGCGGAGCTGGTCACCGGCGTGAAGGACGGCGTCGGCGTGACGGTGTCGGTGGACGTCGTCGACCCGGACACCCTGGAACGGTCGATGGGCAAGATGCGGCGGATCGTGGACGAGCGGGACAAGCCGTGA
- the paaI gene encoding hydroxyphenylacetyl-CoA thioesterase PaaI: MTNAAHTMFAADEASRALGIELVEAGDGRAVATMTITPAMVNGHDIAHGGYVFLLADTAFACACNTHGPVTVAAGAEISFVAAGRLGDHLVATATERTRYGRNGIYDVTVHRETPAGPEVVAEFRGRSRVLSAKRD; this comes from the coding sequence ATGACCAACGCCGCGCACACCATGTTCGCCGCCGACGAGGCGTCCCGCGCGCTGGGCATCGAACTCGTCGAAGCAGGAGACGGCCGGGCCGTGGCGACCATGACGATCACGCCCGCGATGGTCAACGGCCACGACATCGCCCACGGCGGGTACGTCTTCCTGCTCGCCGACACCGCGTTCGCCTGCGCCTGCAACACCCACGGCCCGGTCACGGTCGCCGCGGGCGCGGAGATCTCCTTCGTCGCGGCCGGCCGGCTGGGTGACCACCTCGTCGCCACGGCCACCGAGCGCACCCGCTACGGCCGCAACGGCATCTACGACGTCACCGTGCACCGGGAGACCCCCGCGGGGCCCGAGGTCGTCGCCGAATTCCGCGGCCGCAGCCGCGTCCTCTCCGCGAAACGGGACTGA
- the paaE gene encoding 1,2-phenylacetyl-CoA epoxidase subunit PaaE has product MARFHELTVAGVERLCDDAVAVTFDVPSSLASEYAFKPGQSLTLRRSIDGRDERRSYSICAPAGAAPRVGVRLVPDGFFSSWLVNDVRPGDTVEVAPPTGSFTPDLSAGGHHVLIAAGSGITPVLSIVSSLLATPDATVTVLYGNRRTDTVMFADELADLKDRAPSRLELIHVLSREPREAELFTGRLDVPKLRTLFSSLVPVASVDHWWLCGPFEMVSGAQELLASLGVPRERIHQELFYVDTPPAPVEHLDPAVAGESSEVSVVLDGRSTPMTLPRSSSVLDGAQKFRPDLPFACKGGVCGTCRARVTEGKVDLRRNFALEEAEVAAGFVLTCQSYPVSETITVDFDA; this is encoded by the coding sequence GTGGCGCGGTTCCACGAGTTGACGGTGGCCGGGGTCGAGCGGCTGTGCGACGACGCGGTCGCGGTGACGTTCGACGTGCCTTCGTCGCTGGCGTCCGAGTACGCCTTCAAGCCCGGCCAGTCCTTGACGTTGCGGCGCTCGATCGACGGCCGCGACGAGCGCCGGTCGTACTCGATCTGCGCCCCCGCGGGCGCGGCACCGCGGGTGGGCGTCCGCTTGGTGCCGGACGGGTTCTTCTCGTCGTGGCTGGTGAACGACGTCCGCCCGGGCGACACGGTCGAGGTGGCCCCGCCGACGGGTTCGTTCACCCCGGACCTCTCGGCGGGCGGCCACCACGTCCTGATCGCGGCGGGCTCGGGCATCACGCCGGTGCTGTCGATCGTGTCGTCGCTGCTGGCCACCCCGGACGCCACGGTGACGGTCCTGTACGGCAACCGCCGCACGGACACGGTGATGTTCGCGGACGAACTGGCGGACCTGAAGGACCGTGCGCCGTCGCGGCTGGAGCTGATCCACGTGCTGTCGCGTGAGCCTCGGGAGGCGGAGCTGTTCACCGGCCGCCTGGACGTCCCGAAGTTGCGCACGCTGTTCTCTTCGCTGGTGCCGGTGGCTTCGGTGGACCACTGGTGGCTGTGCGGCCCGTTCGAGATGGTGTCGGGGGCGCAGGAGCTGCTGGCGTCGCTGGGCGTGCCGCGGGAGCGCATCCACCAGGAGCTGTTCTACGTGGACACCCCACCGGCCCCGGTGGAGCACCTCGACCCGGCGGTGGCGGGGGAGTCGTCGGAGGTGTCGGTGGTCCTGGACGGCCGTTCGACGCCGATGACGCTGCCGCGCTCGTCGTCGGTGCTCGACGGGGCGCAGAAGTTCCGCCCGGACCTGCCGTTCGCCTGCAAGGGCGGGGTGTGCGGAACGTGCCGCGCCCGCGTGACGGAGGGCAAGGTCGACCTGCGGCGCAACTTCGCGCTGGAGGAGGCCGAGGTGGCGGCGGGCTTCGTGCTGACGTGCCAGTCATACCCGGTCTCGGAGACGATCACCGTCGACTTCGACGCCTGA
- a CDS encoding TlpA family protein disulfide reductase has product MRRLNVRDNRQYAADFVRNFELGYPSIHDDSGRIALQLRGIPLAAVPISLIVDKRQQVAAVYLGEVLEEDLRPGLERVRAE; this is encoded by the coding sequence GTGCGGAGGCTCAACGTCCGGGACAACCGCCAGTACGCCGCCGACTTCGTCCGGAACTTCGAGCTCGGCTATCCGTCGATCCACGACGACTCCGGGCGGATCGCCCTGCAGCTGCGCGGGATCCCGCTCGCCGCGGTGCCGATCTCGCTGATCGTCGACAAACGGCAGCAGGTGGCCGCGGTCTACCTCGGAGAGGTCCTCGAAGAAGACCTCCGCCCGGGCTTGGAGCGCGTGCGGGCGGAGTGA
- the paaB gene encoding 1,2-phenylacetyl-CoA epoxidase subunit PaaB, with translation MKHDWPLYEVFVRGKRGLNHVHVGSLHAADDRMALHHARDLYTRRNEGVSIWVVRAADITASSPDEKDPFFAPSGDKVYRHPTFYDIPEDVPHI, from the coding sequence ATCAAGCACGACTGGCCGCTGTACGAGGTGTTCGTCCGCGGCAAGCGCGGGCTGAACCACGTGCACGTCGGCTCGCTGCACGCGGCCGACGACCGGATGGCGCTGCACCACGCCCGCGACCTCTACACCCGCCGCAACGAAGGCGTGTCGATCTGGGTCGTGCGCGCGGCGGACATCACGGCGTCGTCGCCGGACGAGAAGGACCCGTTCTTCGCGCCCAGCGGCGACAAGGTCTACCGGCACCCGACGTTCTACGACATCCCCGAGGATGTGCCGCACATATGA
- a CDS encoding TetR/AcrR family transcriptional regulator, whose protein sequence is MTSGTRPRRRRLEPAERRAEILAAARHLFGAGSYASVSTSDIAEAAGVARPLINHYFGGKRELYLQVVRQLMIVPAPVTEALPDTTMEQRLAIGVERWIEVVDRNRDAWLTVIGPEAAGRDPEIERIMLEADEIAADRVLEAALMTGVTEGREELRAMIRSFGGMLRAASREWLIRGTLDRAALRTFLTDSILNLLKITYPAVLAERRGSGGRTPPVSSRSSA, encoded by the coding sequence ATGACCAGTGGGACCCGGCCCCGGCGCCGCCGGCTCGAGCCGGCCGAACGGCGGGCGGAGATCCTCGCCGCCGCCCGGCACCTGTTCGGGGCGGGCAGCTACGCCTCGGTGTCCACTTCGGACATCGCCGAGGCCGCCGGGGTGGCGCGCCCGCTGATCAACCACTACTTCGGCGGGAAGCGCGAGCTGTACCTGCAAGTGGTGCGGCAGCTGATGATCGTGCCCGCGCCGGTCACCGAAGCGCTGCCGGACACCACGATGGAGCAGCGGCTGGCGATCGGCGTCGAACGGTGGATCGAGGTCGTGGACCGCAACCGCGACGCCTGGCTGACCGTGATCGGGCCGGAGGCGGCCGGGCGCGACCCCGAGATCGAGCGGATCATGCTGGAGGCCGACGAGATCGCCGCCGACCGGGTCCTGGAGGCCGCGCTGATGACCGGCGTGACCGAAGGCCGCGAAGAGCTGCGGGCGATGATCCGGTCGTTCGGCGGAATGCTGCGCGCGGCGTCGCGGGAGTGGCTGATCCGCGGCACGCTGGACCGCGCGGCGCTGCGCACCTTCCTCACCGATTCGATCCTCAACCTGCTGAAGATCACCTACCCGGCGGTCCTCGCCGAGCGGCGCGGAAGCGGCGGGCGAACGCCGCCGGTGTCATCCCGGTCCAGCGCTTGA
- the paaD gene encoding 1,2-phenylacetyl-CoA epoxidase subunit PaaD — protein sequence MVTAAAVAATVTDPELPMLTLADLGVLRSVSEAEGRVVVAITPTYTGCPAMDTMRDDLEHALVSAGFADVEIRTQLSPAWTSDWISPSGREKLAAAGIAPPGAAPRRSGPIPLTLSAPVTRVRCPHCGSPDTEEQSRFGATACKALRRCRACLEPFEHVKEI from the coding sequence ATGGTGACCGCGGCCGCGGTGGCCGCCACGGTCACCGACCCCGAACTGCCGATGCTGACCCTGGCGGACCTGGGCGTGCTGCGCTCGGTGTCCGAGGCCGAGGGCCGGGTGGTCGTCGCGATCACGCCGACGTACACGGGCTGCCCGGCGATGGACACCATGCGCGACGACCTGGAGCACGCGCTGGTTTCGGCGGGCTTCGCGGACGTCGAGATCCGGACCCAGCTGTCGCCGGCGTGGACGTCGGATTGGATTTCGCCCTCGGGGCGGGAGAAACTGGCCGCGGCCGGGATCGCCCCGCCGGGTGCGGCCCCGCGGCGGTCGGGCCCGATCCCGCTGACGCTGTCGGCGCCGGTCACGCGGGTCCGCTGCCCGCATTGCGGTTCCCCGGACACCGAAGAGCAGTCCCGGTTCGGCGCGACGGCCTGCAAGGCGCTGCGGCGCTGCCGCGCGTGCCTCGAGCCCTTCGAACACGTCAAGGAGATCTAG
- the paaZ gene encoding phenylacetic acid degradation bifunctional protein PaaZ: MALLRSYVSGSWHTAADEGVPLHDAATGEEVARISSAGVDFAAALAYGRAVGGPALRELTFHQRAALLKALASHLREHREELYALSARTGATLGDSKFDIDGGIGVLFSYGSKGKRELPNDTVYVEGAVEPLSRGGTFVAQHIATPLRGVAVQINAFNFPVWGPLEKFAPAFLAGVPSLVKPASSTAYLTARLVELIIESGILPEGALQFVAGNVGDLLDHVTAQDLVSFTGSASTAQKLRAHPAIIRNAVRFNAEADSLNCSILGPDAVKGTTEFDLFVKQLTTEMTVKAGQKCTAIRRAFVPASLLDDVAAAASERLAKVTVGNPASEGVRMGALASLEQREEVRRSLKALLDAGSVVFGDPEKVEVVDADAERGAFISPVLLKADPERTEPHEVEAFGPVSTLMPYTSTEQVVDFAARGGGSLAGSIVSADKEFVREVVLGAAPFHGRLLVLDAEDAKESTGHGSPMPQLVHGGPGRAGGGEEMGGIRGVLHHMQRTAVQGSPAVLSAVTGRWVAGAPRTEGVHPFRKSLAELRIGDSVVAGPRVVSQEDVDHFAEFTGDTFYAHTDPAAAAANPLFGGIVAHGYLVVSFAAGLFVSPEPGPVLANYGLENLRFLTPVKVGDSLTVTLTAKQITPRIDQEYGEVRWDADVTNADGESVAKYDVLTLVSKEQP; the protein is encoded by the coding sequence ATGGCACTGCTGCGCAGCTACGTCTCCGGGAGCTGGCACACGGCGGCGGACGAGGGCGTCCCGCTGCACGACGCGGCCACCGGCGAGGAGGTCGCCCGGATCTCCTCGGCGGGCGTCGACTTCGCCGCCGCGCTGGCGTACGGCCGCGCGGTCGGCGGCCCGGCGCTGCGCGAGCTGACGTTCCACCAGCGTGCGGCCCTGCTCAAGGCGCTGGCCTCGCACCTGCGCGAGCACCGCGAGGAGTTGTACGCGCTGTCGGCTCGCACCGGGGCGACGCTGGGCGACTCGAAGTTCGACATCGACGGCGGCATCGGCGTCCTCTTCAGCTACGGCTCGAAGGGCAAGCGCGAGCTGCCGAACGACACCGTCTACGTCGAAGGCGCGGTGGAGCCGCTCTCGCGCGGGGGCACGTTCGTCGCCCAGCACATCGCGACCCCGCTGCGGGGCGTCGCCGTCCAGATCAACGCGTTCAACTTCCCGGTCTGGGGGCCGCTGGAGAAGTTCGCGCCCGCCTTCCTGGCCGGTGTCCCGAGCCTGGTCAAGCCGGCCAGCTCGACGGCGTACCTGACCGCGCGGCTGGTCGAGCTGATCATCGAGTCGGGCATCCTGCCGGAGGGCGCGCTGCAGTTCGTCGCCGGCAACGTCGGCGACCTCCTGGACCACGTCACCGCGCAGGACCTGGTGTCCTTCACCGGCTCGGCGTCGACCGCCCAGAAGCTGCGCGCGCACCCGGCGATCATCCGCAACGCCGTCCGGTTCAACGCCGAGGCCGACTCGCTGAACTGCTCGATCCTCGGCCCGGACGCCGTGAAGGGCACCACCGAGTTCGACCTGTTCGTCAAGCAGCTGACCACCGAAATGACGGTCAAGGCGGGGCAGAAGTGCACCGCGATCCGACGCGCGTTCGTTCCGGCGTCGCTGCTCGACGACGTCGCTGCCGCCGCGTCCGAGCGGCTCGCGAAGGTGACCGTCGGCAACCCCGCGTCGGAAGGCGTCCGGATGGGTGCGCTGGCCAGCCTGGAACAGCGCGAGGAGGTCCGGCGGTCGCTGAAGGCGCTGCTGGACGCCGGGAGCGTCGTGTTCGGTGACCCGGAGAAGGTCGAGGTCGTCGACGCCGATGCCGAGCGTGGCGCCTTCATCTCGCCGGTGCTGCTCAAGGCCGATCCGGAACGAACCGAGCCGCACGAGGTCGAGGCGTTCGGCCCGGTCTCGACGCTGATGCCGTACACGTCCACCGAGCAGGTCGTCGACTTCGCCGCTCGCGGCGGCGGCAGCCTCGCCGGCTCGATCGTGTCGGCGGACAAGGAGTTCGTCCGCGAGGTCGTCCTGGGTGCGGCGCCGTTCCACGGCCGGCTGCTGGTGCTCGACGCCGAAGACGCGAAGGAGTCCACCGGGCACGGCTCACCGATGCCGCAGCTGGTCCACGGCGGCCCGGGCCGCGCGGGCGGCGGCGAGGAGATGGGCGGGATCCGCGGGGTCCTGCACCACATGCAGCGCACCGCCGTGCAGGGTTCGCCCGCGGTGCTCTCCGCCGTCACCGGCCGCTGGGTCGCCGGCGCGCCGCGCACCGAGGGCGTCCACCCGTTCCGGAAGTCCCTGGCCGAGCTTCGCATCGGCGACTCGGTGGTGGCCGGGCCGCGGGTGGTTTCCCAGGAAGACGTCGACCACTTCGCCGAGTTCACCGGCGACACGTTCTACGCGCACACCGACCCCGCGGCGGCGGCCGCGAACCCGCTGTTCGGCGGGATCGTCGCGCACGGGTACCTGGTCGTCTCCTTCGCGGCCGGGTTGTTCGTCTCGCCCGAGCCGGGCCCGGTGCTGGCCAACTACGGCTTGGAGAACCTCCGCTTCCTCACCCCGGTCAAGGTCGGCGACTCGCTGACGGTGACGCTGACCGCGAAGCAGATCACCCCGCGGATCGACCAGGAGTACGGCGAGGTCCGCTGGGACGCCGACGTCACCAACGCCGACGGCGAGTCCGTGGCCAAGTACGACGTCCTGACGCTGGTTTCGAAGGAGCAGCCGTGA
- a CDS encoding TetR/AcrR family transcriptional regulator: MTAPRRGRPGYDLESLLQVAVKLFNERGYDGTSMEDLSRKLGITKSAIYHHVPSKEELLRLAVDRALDGLFEVASETAQLDGRAIDRLEHLVRGSVLVLADRLPFVTLLLRVRGNTKVERAALARRREFDRLVTDLVKQAEAEGDVRPDVDPAVTARLVFGMVNSLIEWYKPRRGSAAAEVADAVCKVAFEGLRTGS, translated from the coding sequence GTGACGGCCCCGCGGCGCGGGCGGCCCGGCTACGACCTCGAATCACTGCTGCAGGTGGCGGTGAAGCTGTTCAACGAGCGCGGCTACGACGGCACGAGCATGGAGGACCTCTCCCGCAAGCTCGGCATCACGAAGTCGGCGATCTACCACCACGTGCCCAGCAAGGAAGAGCTGCTGCGGCTGGCGGTCGACCGCGCGCTGGACGGGCTGTTCGAGGTGGCGTCGGAGACGGCTCAGCTCGACGGGCGGGCGATCGACCGGCTGGAGCACCTGGTGCGCGGTAGCGTGCTGGTGCTGGCGGACCGGCTGCCGTTCGTGACGTTGCTGCTGCGCGTGCGCGGCAACACGAAGGTGGAGCGGGCGGCGCTGGCGCGGCGGCGCGAGTTCGACCGGTTGGTGACCGACCTGGTCAAGCAGGCCGAAGCGGAGGGCGACGTCCGCCCGGACGTCGACCCGGCGGTCACCGCGCGGCTGGTGTTCGGCATGGTGAACTCGCTGATCGAGTGGTACAAGCCGCGGCGCGGGTCGGCGGCGGCCGAGGTCGCGGACGCGGTGTGCAAGGTGGCCTTCGAGGGCCTGCGCACCGGGTCGTGA
- the paaA gene encoding 1,2-phenylacetyl-CoA epoxidase subunit PaaA, which translates to MTAVASLEEHFEHTIQRDQRIEPRDWVPDGYRKTMIRQIAQHAHSEIIGMQPEGNWITRAPSLRRKAILLAKVQDEAGHGLYLYSAAATLGADRADLTDKLITGRQKYSSIFNYPTLTFADVGVIGWLVDGAAICNQVPLCRSSYGPYARAMIRICKEESFHQRQGYELLMTMMRGTSQQREMVQEAVNRWWWPSLMMFGPPDADSPNTAQSMAWKIKRHTNDELRQRFVDMSVPQAEALGVTFPDPALKWNAERGHYDFGAVDWDEFKNVLKGNGPCNASRIEHRRRAHEDGAWVREAAVAHAGKKERK; encoded by the coding sequence GTGACGGCCGTAGCTTCGCTCGAAGAGCACTTCGAGCACACCATCCAGCGCGACCAGCGGATCGAGCCGCGCGACTGGGTGCCCGACGGCTACCGCAAGACGATGATCCGGCAGATCGCGCAGCACGCGCACTCGGAGATCATCGGCATGCAGCCCGAAGGCAACTGGATCACCCGGGCGCCGTCGCTGCGGCGCAAGGCGATCCTGCTGGCCAAGGTGCAGGACGAGGCCGGCCACGGGCTCTACCTGTACTCGGCCGCGGCGACGCTGGGCGCGGACCGGGCGGACCTCACCGACAAGCTGATCACCGGACGGCAGAAGTACTCGTCGATCTTCAACTACCCGACGCTGACCTTCGCCGACGTCGGCGTGATCGGCTGGCTGGTCGACGGCGCGGCGATCTGCAACCAGGTGCCGCTGTGCCGGTCGTCGTACGGGCCGTACGCGCGGGCGATGATCCGGATCTGCAAGGAGGAGTCCTTCCACCAGCGGCAGGGCTACGAGCTGCTGATGACGATGATGCGCGGGACCTCGCAGCAGCGGGAGATGGTGCAGGAGGCCGTGAACCGCTGGTGGTGGCCGTCGCTGATGATGTTCGGGCCGCCGGACGCCGATTCGCCGAACACCGCGCAGTCGATGGCGTGGAAGATCAAGCGCCACACCAACGACGAGCTGCGGCAGCGGTTCGTGGACATGTCGGTGCCGCAGGCCGAGGCCCTGGGCGTCACGTTCCCGGACCCTGCGCTGAAGTGGAACGCCGAGCGCGGGCACTACGACTTCGGCGCGGTGGACTGGGACGAGTTCAAGAACGTGCTGAAGGGCAACGGCCCGTGCAACGCCTCGCGGATCGAGCACCGGCGCCGGGCGCACGAAGACGGCGCGTGGGTGCGGGAAGCCGCCGTCGCGCACGCCGGGAAGAAGGAGCGCAAGTGA
- the paaC gene encoding 1,2-phenylacetyl-CoA epoxidase subunit PaaC, producing the protein MSFDNVYEAITEENDARWAFGTGFEDPLSGVDTSVPSGVDGVQLAAYCLMLGDDALVFSHRLQEWCTNAPELEDEVAIANIALDLLGQARLLLARAGKADGSSRTEDSFAFLRAENEFRNVRLAELGGGHFGHLIARLFVFSTWRLALFQRLETSVDPVLAAIADKGVKELAYHRDYAAQWLVRLGDGTPLSHSRMQEGLDEVWPYVGELFRTHPTEFVDAASLRPEFDAVLDQVLAASTLSRPSSGELAGVSGRTGRDGVHTEQMGFLLAELQSVARAMPDARW; encoded by the coding sequence ATGAGTTTCGACAACGTGTACGAGGCCATCACCGAGGAGAACGACGCCCGCTGGGCGTTCGGCACCGGCTTCGAGGACCCGCTGTCCGGAGTGGACACTTCGGTACCGTCCGGTGTGGACGGTGTGCAACTGGCCGCGTACTGCCTGATGCTGGGTGACGACGCGCTGGTCTTCTCCCACCGGCTCCAGGAGTGGTGCACCAACGCGCCCGAGCTGGAGGACGAGGTCGCCATCGCCAACATCGCCCTGGACCTGCTGGGGCAGGCGCGGCTGCTGCTCGCCCGCGCCGGCAAGGCCGACGGCTCTTCGCGCACCGAGGACTCGTTCGCGTTCCTGCGCGCCGAAAACGAGTTCCGCAACGTCCGGCTCGCCGAGCTGGGCGGCGGCCACTTCGGGCACCTGATCGCGCGCCTGTTCGTGTTCTCGACGTGGCGGCTGGCGCTGTTCCAGCGACTCGAGACGTCGGTGGACCCGGTGCTGGCGGCGATCGCGGACAAGGGCGTCAAGGAGCTCGCCTACCACCGCGACTACGCGGCGCAGTGGCTGGTCCGTCTCGGCGACGGGACGCCGTTGTCGCACTCGCGGATGCAGGAGGGGCTCGACGAGGTCTGGCCGTACGTGGGGGAGCTGTTCCGCACGCACCCCACGGAGTTCGTGGACGCGGCTTCGCTGCGGCCCGAGTTCGACGCGGTGCTGGACCAGGTCCTCGCGGCTTCGACGCTGTCCCGGCCTTCGTCCGGCGAGCTCGCCGGGGTTTCCGGGCGGACGGGCCGCGACGGCGTCCACACCGAGCAGATGGGGTTCCTGCTGGCGGAGCTGCAGAGCGTGGCCCGGGCGATGCCGGACGCTCGATGGTGA
- a CDS encoding AraC family transcriptional regulator, translating to MAELAAPAVVDWDFPRGTASIELMTRFAAERGVPAERLLAATTLTPDQLADPAVQVDARQELAVVRALAALDGSDATALQLGRRYRVTTFGIFGFACISSPTLRDAMLFALRYFDLSFAFCIPHVVLGADRLTLELDDRRVPADVARFLVLRDLAAIFAVMRDLLPEIALDELTFRHGPATPEDYRAAFGVLPRFGADGCRATLDPALLSRPLPQANDQTVALCAAQCEALVARRRERSGISQQVRERLVRLGGVDAGMDEIARRLTLSTRTLRRRLTEAGTSYRALVDEVRQALAEELLDTGVLSVEDVAYRLGYAEASSFIHAFKRWTGMTPAAFARRFRAARRGPPGR from the coding sequence ATGGCCGAGCTCGCCGCGCCCGCCGTCGTGGACTGGGACTTCCCGCGCGGCACCGCGAGCATCGAGCTGATGACCCGGTTCGCCGCGGAACGGGGCGTGCCGGCCGAACGGCTGCTCGCCGCGACCACGCTGACGCCGGACCAGCTCGCCGACCCGGCCGTCCAGGTCGACGCCCGCCAGGAGCTGGCCGTCGTCCGGGCGCTGGCCGCTCTCGACGGCTCCGACGCGACGGCGCTGCAGCTGGGCCGCCGCTACCGCGTCACCACCTTCGGCATCTTCGGCTTCGCCTGCATCAGCAGCCCGACGTTGCGCGACGCGATGCTCTTCGCCCTCCGCTACTTCGACCTGAGCTTCGCCTTCTGCATCCCGCACGTCGTCCTCGGCGCCGACCGGCTGACGCTGGAACTCGACGACCGCCGCGTGCCCGCCGACGTCGCCCGCTTCCTCGTCCTGCGGGATCTGGCCGCGATCTTCGCCGTCATGCGCGACCTCCTGCCCGAGATCGCGCTGGACGAGCTGACCTTCCGGCACGGACCGGCCACGCCTGAGGACTACCGGGCCGCGTTCGGCGTGCTGCCGCGCTTCGGCGCCGACGGCTGCCGCGCGACTCTCGATCCGGCGCTGCTGAGCCGGCCGCTGCCGCAGGCCAACGACCAGACCGTCGCCCTGTGCGCCGCGCAGTGCGAAGCGCTCGTCGCGCGGCGACGGGAGCGTTCGGGCATTTCGCAGCAGGTACGGGAACGCCTGGTCCGGCTCGGCGGCGTCGACGCCGGAATGGACGAGATCGCCCGCCGGCTGACGCTCAGCACGCGCACCCTGCGCCGGCGCCTGACCGAAGCGGGCACGAGCTACCGGGCGCTGGTCGACGAGGTCCGCCAGGCGCTCGCCGAAGAGCTCCTGGACACCGGCGTGCTCTCGGTCGAGGACGTCGCCTACCGGCTCGGGTACGCCGAAGCGTCGAGCTTCATCCACGCGTTCAAGCGCTGGACCGGGATGACACCGGCGGCGTTCGCCCGCCGCTTCCGCGCCGCTCGGCGAGGACCGCCGGGTAGGTGA